Proteins encoded together in one Halalkaliarchaeum sp. AArc-CO window:
- a CDS encoding glutamate-1-semialdehyde 2,1-aminomutase: MRDDRSRELYDRALSVMPGGVNSSVRATMPYPLFIERGDGGHVIDADGNRLIDYVMGYGPLLYGHDLPDPVQSAIQSHASAGPMYGAPTEIEIELAEFVARHVPSVESIRFVNSGTEATVSAVRLARGYTGRDKIVLMQGGYHGAQETTLVEGSAGDARPSTPGVPEEFARHTLPIPFNDEEAAHEVFEEYGDDIAAVLTEPILGNTGIVMPEEGYHETLRELCDDHGSLLIFDEVITGFRVGGLQCAQGEFGVTPDVTTFGKIVGGGFPVGAIGGKAEIIESFTPAGEVFQSGTFSGHPVTMAAGYESLTFAAENDVYDHVNRLGEKLRKGITEICEDQAPEYTVVGTGSMFKTVFTREAPESFENSCSNGCRQRSSCPRYGTCPKNGSDVASAQTDRWERVFWQEMREQGVFLTANQFECQFTSYAHTDEDVEKTLEAYKEAL; the protein is encoded by the coding sequence ATGCGAGACGACCGCTCACGCGAACTGTACGATCGTGCGCTGTCGGTGATGCCCGGCGGCGTCAACTCCTCGGTGCGTGCGACGATGCCGTATCCCCTGTTCATCGAGCGGGGCGACGGCGGCCACGTGATCGACGCCGACGGCAACCGGCTGATCGACTACGTGATGGGCTACGGCCCGCTCCTGTACGGCCACGATCTCCCGGATCCGGTCCAGTCGGCGATCCAGTCACACGCCAGCGCCGGGCCGATGTACGGCGCACCCACCGAGATCGAGATCGAGCTCGCGGAGTTCGTCGCCCGCCACGTCCCGAGCGTCGAGTCGATCCGCTTTGTCAACTCCGGCACCGAGGCGACCGTGTCGGCGGTCCGACTGGCACGGGGGTACACCGGGCGCGACAAGATCGTCCTCATGCAGGGCGGCTACCACGGCGCCCAGGAGACCACCCTCGTGGAGGGTAGCGCCGGCGACGCCCGGCCGTCGACGCCGGGGGTTCCCGAGGAGTTCGCTCGCCACACATTGCCGATCCCGTTCAACGACGAGGAGGCGGCCCACGAGGTGTTCGAGGAGTACGGCGACGACATCGCCGCCGTGCTCACCGAGCCGATCCTCGGCAACACCGGGATCGTGATGCCCGAGGAGGGCTACCACGAGACGCTTCGGGAGCTGTGTGACGACCACGGGTCGCTTTTGATTTTCGACGAGGTGATCACCGGCTTCCGTGTCGGCGGGCTCCAGTGCGCCCAGGGCGAGTTCGGCGTCACCCCAGACGTCACCACCTTCGGGAAGATCGTCGGCGGCGGCTTCCCCGTCGGCGCCATCGGCGGAAAAGCCGAGATCATCGAGTCGTTCACCCCCGCAGGGGAGGTGTTCCAGTCGGGGACGTTCTCCGGGCATCCGGTGACGATGGCCGCCGGCTACGAGTCGCTGACGTTCGCCGCCGAAAACGACGTTTACGACCACGTAAACCGGCTGGGAGAGAAGCTCCGGAAGGGGATCACGGAGATCTGCGAGGACCAGGCCCCCGAATACACCGTCGTCGGAACCGGCTCGATGTTCAAGACGGTGTTTACCCGCGAGGCACCCGAGTCCTTCGAGAACAGCTGTTCGAACGGCTGTCGACAGCGATCGTCCTGTCCGCGATACGGAACGTGTCCGAAGAACGGCAGCGACGTCGCGAGCGCACAGACCGACCGCTGGGAGCGGGTCTTCTGGCAGGAGATGCGCGAACAGGGCGTGTTCCTCACTGCAAACCAGTTCGAGTGTCAGTTCACTAGCTACGCCCACACCGACGAGGACGTCGAGAAAACGCTAGAGGCGTACAAGGAAGCGCTCTAG
- the radA gene encoding DNA repair and recombination protein RadA yields the protein MAEDDLESLPGVGPATADKLVDAGFDSFQSIAVASPGELSNTADIGDSTASDIIQGAREAADVGGFETGASVLERREQIGKLSWQIEEVDDLLGGGMETQSITEVYGEFGSGKSQITHQMSVNVQLPREYGGLDGAAIFIDSEDTFRPERIDDMVRGLDDEILEVELERREIDGTPDDDDALEQLTEAFLDRIHVAKAFNSNHQILLSQKAKELAQEHEESDWPVRLVSVDSLTAHFRAEYVGRGELAERQQKLNKHLHDLMRIGDLYNTAILVTNQVASNPDSYFGDPTQPIGGNILGHTSTFRIYLRKSKGDKRIVRLVDAPNLADGEAVMRVQNEGLKPE from the coding sequence ATGGCAGAAGACGACCTCGAGAGCCTTCCGGGCGTGGGACCGGCAACCGCTGACAAGCTCGTCGACGCGGGATTCGACAGCTTCCAGAGCATCGCAGTCGCCAGTCCGGGCGAGCTGTCCAACACCGCCGACATCGGCGACTCGACCGCCTCGGACATCATCCAGGGCGCCCGCGAGGCCGCCGACGTCGGCGGGTTCGAGACCGGCGCGTCCGTACTCGAGCGCCGCGAACAGATCGGCAAGCTCTCCTGGCAGATCGAGGAGGTCGACGACCTGCTCGGGGGCGGGATGGAGACGCAGTCGATCACCGAGGTGTACGGCGAGTTCGGCTCCGGCAAGTCCCAGATCACCCACCAGATGTCCGTCAACGTCCAGCTCCCGCGAGAGTACGGCGGGCTCGACGGCGCGGCGATCTTCATCGACTCGGAGGACACGTTCCGTCCCGAACGCATCGACGACATGGTTCGCGGGCTCGACGACGAGATTCTCGAGGTCGAACTCGAGCGGCGCGAGATCGACGGCACCCCGGACGACGACGACGCCCTCGAACAGCTCACAGAGGCGTTCCTCGACCGGATCCACGTCGCGAAGGCGTTCAACTCCAACCACCAGATCCTGCTCTCCCAGAAGGCGAAAGAGCTCGCGCAAGAACACGAGGAGTCCGACTGGCCGGTCCGGCTGGTGAGCGTCGACTCGCTTACCGCTCACTTCCGGGCCGAGTACGTCGGGCGGGGGGAGCTCGCCGAGCGCCAGCAGAAGCTCAACAAACACCTCCACGACCTGATGCGGATCGGCGACCTCTACAACACCGCGATTTTGGTGACGAACCAGGTCGCCTCCAACCCCGACTCCTACTTCGGCGACCCGACGCAACCGATCGGCGGCAACATCCTCGGCCACACCTCCACGTTCCGAATCTATCTCCGCAAATCGAAGGGAGACAAGCGGATCGTCCGGCTCGTCGACGCGCCGAACCTGGCGGACGGGGAGGCCGTGATGCGGGTCCAAAACGAGGGGCTCAAGCCGGAATAA
- a CDS encoding DUF5804 family protein: MATVCLVGDPDVNLQYELLSRETSREALATYDIAEPFENSLAVETVSLGAAVALCNDLDWYLVRFVEETLVREPSISREEWLSRELAGQVRNGDLPPEETDRLLKVYGVVDGELVEPMFLTRVDGSVPEYDLREVDDTVVVRVSEREFAE; the protein is encoded by the coding sequence ATGGCCACCGTCTGTCTCGTCGGCGATCCGGACGTGAACCTCCAGTACGAACTGCTCTCCCGGGAAACCTCCCGGGAGGCGCTCGCGACCTACGACATCGCCGAGCCGTTCGAGAACAGCCTCGCCGTCGAGACGGTGAGTCTGGGCGCCGCAGTCGCGTTGTGTAACGACCTGGACTGGTATCTCGTCCGGTTCGTCGAAGAGACGCTCGTTCGGGAACCCAGCATCAGCCGGGAGGAGTGGCTCTCCCGGGAGCTCGCCGGCCAGGTCAGAAACGGGGACCTTCCTCCCGAGGAGACCGACCGCCTGCTGAAGGTGTACGGCGTCGTCGACGGCGAACTCGTCGAGCCGATGTTCCTCACCCGCGTCGACGGCTCCGTCCCGGAGTACGACCTGCGCGAAGTGGACGACACCGTCGTCGTGCGCGTCTCGGAACGCGAGTTCGCCGAGTGA
- a CDS encoding PLP-dependent cysteine synthase family protein: MDESVLNTIGSPLVRVSSPEGATVAAKIESKNPAGSAKDRPALYMIEAAEEAGEIEPGDSLVEPTSGNTGIGLAMVGAVKGYDVTLVMPASQSKERRRLMRAYGADIELVEGDISDAKDRADELEEEGMLQLRQFENEANPRAHYETTGTEIIEQVEDRTVDALVAGVGTGGTISGTGRRLREAFPDLQIVAVEPEGNAVLSEGELGDGGFQGMGPGFVSPNLDVDLLDDVRTVDIEAAEAECRRLAREEGILVGQSSGASNLIAREVAGELVAANVEDPLVVTVFWDSGERYMSTGMFE, translated from the coding sequence ATGGACGAGAGCGTGCTGAACACCATCGGCTCGCCGCTGGTGCGGGTGAGTTCACCCGAGGGAGCGACGGTGGCAGCCAAGATCGAATCCAAAAACCCGGCGGGGTCGGCCAAGGACCGCCCCGCCCTGTACATGATCGAGGCGGCCGAGGAAGCCGGCGAGATCGAGCCGGGCGACAGCCTCGTGGAGCCGACCTCCGGCAACACCGGCATCGGGCTGGCGATGGTCGGGGCCGTGAAGGGGTACGACGTGACGCTCGTGATGCCGGCCTCGCAGTCGAAGGAACGCCGGCGGCTGATGCGCGCGTACGGTGCCGACATCGAACTCGTCGAGGGCGACATCTCCGACGCCAAGGACCGTGCAGACGAACTGGAAGAGGAGGGAATGCTCCAGCTCCGGCAGTTCGAAAACGAGGCCAACCCCCGAGCGCACTACGAGACGACCGGGACGGAGATCATCGAGCAGGTGGAAGACCGGACCGTCGACGCGCTGGTTGCCGGCGTCGGCACCGGCGGGACGATCAGCGGCACCGGACGTCGGCTCCGCGAGGCGTTTCCCGACCTGCAGATCGTCGCCGTCGAACCGGAAGGGAACGCAGTCCTCTCGGAGGGTGAGCTCGGCGACGGCGGCTTCCAGGGGATGGGCCCCGGATTCGTCTCGCCGAACCTCGACGTCGACCTGCTGGACGACGTGCGCACCGTCGACATCGAGGCCGCGGAGGCCGAATGCCGTCGGCTCGCACGGGAGGAGGGGATCCTGGTCGGACAGTCCAGCGGTGCCTCGAACCTGATCGCCCGGGAGGTCGCCGGGGAACTCGTGGCGGCGAACGTCGAGGACCCCCTCGTCGTCACTGTGTTCTGGGACTCCGGCGAGCGGTACATGTCGACCGGGATGTTCGAGTGA
- a CDS encoding translation initiation factor eIF-1A produces the protein MTQENGRRNLRMPNSDEVFAVVTDHLGGNHVQLRCADGKERLGRIPGRMKYRTWIEVDDVVVAEPWDWQDEKANIEWRYTGEDADQLRREGHID, from the coding sequence GTGACTCAGGAAAACGGGCGCCGGAACCTCCGGATGCCCAACTCGGATGAGGTTTTCGCCGTGGTGACGGACCACCTCGGCGGCAACCACGTACAGCTGCGATGTGCCGACGGGAAAGAGCGCCTCGGGCGTATTCCCGGCCGGATGAAGTATCGAACGTGGATCGAGGTGGACGACGTCGTCGTCGCCGAACCGTGGGACTGGCAAGACGAGAAGGCCAACATCGAGTGGCGCTACACCGGCGAGGACGCCGACCAGCTCCGCCGCGAAGGCCACATCGACTAG